The following proteins are co-located in the Camelina sativa cultivar DH55 chromosome 12, Cs, whole genome shotgun sequence genome:
- the LOC104729994 gene encoding uncharacterized protein LOC104729994, translated as MAIIGDALRQAFMPKQEYESLREEDRAWIKLQRPTLVSIVALLCFVIFTCTIVSLKIVFPSNVLKRPFCSDVKLQPLPMYGKARDSDLFPGAFYLTDQETVDYYWMVVFVPSTIIFLVSSVYLVAGIFVAYSAPHRHGFLKVVENNYCASRRGGVRCLSILNIVFAIIYGLLAVFLGSSLLTLGSSCSVPLFWCYEISSWGLVILYAGTAFFLRRRAALIIDEGEFGNRNDQGLEMLEANPLEFTPDVERRVNEGFKAWMGPSLLSSDEEDEPEFYNEVPNVTNTLLSRQRS; from the exons ATGGCGATCATTGGAGACGCGTTGCGTCAAGCGTTTATGCCAAAGCAAGAGTACGAGAGTCTTAGGGAAGAAGATAGAGCCTGGATTAAGCTTCAGAGACCGACATTAGTGTCGATCGTGGCTTTACTTTGCTTTGTCATCTTCACTTGCACAATCGTCAGCTTGAAAATTGTATTTCCTTCGAATGTTCTAAAGCGGCCATTTTGCAGCGATGTAAAGCTACAGCCTTTGCCTATGTATGGGAAAGCTCGTGACTCCGATCTGTTTCCCGGTGCTTTTTACTTGACGGATCAAGAAACTGTCGATTACTACTGGATGGTTGTTTTTGTTCCCTCCACCATTATCTTCCTTGTATCGTCTGTTTATCTTGTTGCAG GAATTTTTGTGGCTTATTCTGCTCCTCACCGTCATGGGTTTCTTAAAGTAGTTGAAAATAATTACTGTGCTTCAAGAAGAG GTGGGGTTCGTTGTCTGTCAATTCTGAACATTGTTTTTGCTATCATCTATGGTCTCCTTGCTGTATTCCTCGGCTCAAGCCTTCTGACACTAGGAAGCAGCTGTTCTGTGCCATTGTTTTGGTGCTACGAGATTTCTTCATGGGGTTTGGTAATCTTGTACGCTGGAACTGCTTTCTTCCTTAGAAGAAGAGCTGCTTTGATTATTGACGAAGGAGAGTTTGGGAACAGAAATGATCAGGGCTTGGAGATGCTCGAAGCTAATCCTTTGGAATTCACACCAGACGTTGAGAGACGAGTGAACGAGGGGTTCAAAGCATGGATGGGACCATCTTTATTAtcatctgatgaagaagacgaaccCGAGTTCTACAATGAAGTGCCCAATGTAACTAATACTCTATTAAGCAGGCAAAgatcttaa
- the LOC104733168 gene encoding nuclear pore complex protein NUP155, with product MSRVERISMRDVKMAGLCIGEHIKDEAASQLDLQEALLASRQATPHPYSTHPEKWPPLIEVGENWKLPREVLERCDAADKVFYGSFPEIECAWAILDNSFLLWSFVKRNGPCHQYNVEEHHICATGLAKCRPGVFREEIRYLLVLATDVELVLVGLSLTKGPDGRDPNAEILVKPLPGYTILSDGVAMTCVTSTNNGRIFMAGHDAHIYELLYTTGTGADQRCRKVCLTAGTTSMISRLVPPKVFQFGAVDPVVEMVVDNERQILYARTEEMKLQAYVFGPNGEGSLKKVAEERNLLNQRNASLGIRQSTRPGRSNKPSIISISPLYMPESKWLHLVAAMSDGRRMYLSTSSSGSGSSISFTQTPNCLKVVSTRPSPLLGVGTTQNVETADFLFGTLVLSDVSPNSFVSLHVVSRDPTAHSQAGSSSGQSSRALREVVFTLPIEGSIVFVTDVLPSSDTAATVQSLYAELGYCGLEVSGEPYEKACAKLWARGDLSTQHILPRRKIVVATTMCMMELVLNRPVDILRKFLESNLPRFLIEDFFIRFGLGEAAAMCMMLAARIIDFDDSVCYTVSVKAAATFDDMSHVFQEGKHAFSAAHEGICLCTAKLLFPLWNISVMSKETSSDGMISFRLSTGAMNVLESKIR from the exons ATGTCACGAGTCGAGAGAATTTCGATGCGTGATGTGAAGATGGCGGGACTTTGTATTGGTGAACACATTAAAGACGAAGCCGCATCGCAGCTCGATCTCCAAGAAGCTCTATTAGCTTCTAGACAAGCTACTCCTCACCCTTACTCGACTCATCCAGAAAAG tGGCCGCCGTTGATTGAGGTGGGAGAGAATTGGAAATTGCCTCGTGAAGTTCTTGAGAGGTGTGATGCAGCCGATAAGGTTTTCTATGGAAGTTTTCCGGAGATTGAATGTGCTTGGGCAATTTTAGACAATTCTTTTCTCCTATGGAGTTTTGTGAAAAG GAATGGGCCATGTCATCAGTATAACGTGGAGGAGCATCATATTTGTGCGACTGGCCTAGCCAAATGTAGACCTGGAGTGTTTCGTGAAGAAATTAGATATCTATTGGTGCTCGCAACTGATGTTGAG TTGGTTCTTGTTGGATTGTCCCTCACTAAAGGACCTGATGGTAGAGATCCTAATGCTGAAATTTTAGTAAAGCCTCTGCCTGGCTATACAATCTTATCTGATGGAGTTGCAATGACATGCGTTACATCTACCAATAATGGGCGCATTTTCATGGCTGGACATGATGCTCACATATATGAGCTGCTATATACAACTGGTACAGGGGCTGATCAACGTTGTCGTAAAGTCTGCCTCACTGCAGGCACAACTAGTATGATCTCGAG gtTGGTTCCGCCAAAAGTATTCCAGTTTGGAGCTGTAGATCCTGTTGTAGAGATGGTTGTTGATAATGAAAGGCAAATTTTATATGCCCGCACTGAAGAGATGAAACTTCAAGCATATGTTTTTGGGCCAAATGGGGAAGGCTCTCTTAAGAAGGTGGCAGAAGAAAGGAATCTATTAAATCAGAGGAATGCGAGCCTAGGAATTCGTCAGTCCACAAGGCCAGGTCGATCTAACAAGCCATCCATAATCAGCATTTCGCCATTGTACATGCCAGAATCGAAATGGTTGCACCTTGTTGCAGCAATGTCAGATGGCAGGAGGATGTATCTTTCCACTTCCTCAAGTGGAAGTGGTAGTAGTATTAGCTTCACTCAGACTCCAAACTGTCTGAAAGTGGTTTCAACTAGGCCATCACCTCTATTAGGGGTCGGAACAACTCAGAATGTTGAAACAGCAGATTTTTTGTTTGGAACTCTTGTTCTTTCAGATGTATCGCCAAATTCTTTCGTTTCGCTTCATGTTGTTAGCAGAGATCCAACCGCGCACTCTCAGGCTGGCAGCAGTTCAGGGCAAAGTTCTCGGGCTTTACGGGAAGTTGTGTTTACTCTACCCATCGAAGGTAGTATAGTTTTTGTGACAGATGTACTCCCGTCTTCTGATACTGCCGCTACTGTTCAATCATTATATGCAGAACTTGGTTACTGTGGACTCGAAGTCTCGGGAGAGCCTTATGAAAAGGCATGTGCAAAGCTCTGGGCCAGAGGTGATCTTTCGACTCAGCATATTTTGCCAAGGAGAAAGATTGTTGTCGCAACCACCATGTGTATGATGGAACTGGTTTTGAATCGACCTGTCGATATTTTGAGAAAGTTTTTGGAATCCAACCTTCCAAGGTTCCTTATAGAAGATTTTTTCATCCGATTTGGATTAGGCGAAGCAGCTGCCATGTGTATGATGTTGGCTGCCCGGATAATAGATTTTGACGATTCAGTTTGTTATACTGTTTCCGTTAAAGCAGCTGCCACGTTTGATGACATGAGTCACGTTTTTCAAGAAGGCAAGCACGCTTTCTCAGCTGCTCACGAAGGGATCTGCCTGTGTACAGCAAAATTATTGTTTCCCCTATGGAATATTTCTGTGATGTCCAAAGAGACCAGTTCTGATGGAATGATTAGTTTTCGTCTTTCTACTGGTGCTATGAATGTGTTGGAAAGTAAGATTCGTTAG